The Mycolicibacterium insubricum DNA segment GCGCGGTTTGGCGGGGCGGCGAGGCGGTATGGCGCGAAGCGCGTCCGGAGCGCCATGGCGCAGGCCGCCGCACCAAGGGCGACCAACCCAAAAGTTTCGACTCAAAGTCATTGATTCATTGTCAATAACATGCTTAGTATGTGATCCACCGCGATGTGAAACAGGTTGCTAAGGGCTACGAAGAACGAAAAATCACGCCCTGAACAGCCACTTCAGAGCGGTTGCGCTGACGGCAGCCCGCTAACCAGCGCTGCCCGCACCACCGACAGGCGATGGAGTTGGTGGCTCCACAGGGAAAGGGAACAGGCATGTCCGAACTGGTCGATAAGGACCTCAAATCCGAGCTGGCGGGCTATAGCAGCTACACCTCCACCCCGGCACGGGCGTTGGATCTCTTCGAGGAAGCCCGCGCCGCAGGCTGCCCGGTGCCCCACAGCGACGAAATGGGCGGATTCTTCCTTGCTCTGGACTACGCGGACGTCAAGGCAGTCCACAGCGACTGGGAGAGCTTCTCGCATTCGCCGACCGTCGTCCTGCCAGTCGTCGAACGGCCGGCGTTCCCGCCGATCGAATTCGATCCACCCGAGCACACCCCGTGGCGCGAGTTGATCGCCAAGGCATTCAACGCCGAAACGCCGGCGAAGGTCGAGGCAGGTGTCCGCGAGGACATCAACCATCTCATTGACAGCTTCGCCGCCAATGGTTCCTGCGACCTGGTGACCGAGTTTTGCGAGGAGGTGCCGCTACTCGCGCTCTGTCGTGTCATCGGGTTCGACCAGGAGAAGCGTGCCACCGTCCGCGATATGACACTGCGGCTGGTGGCGGCCTTCGAGGATCCGGAGGAGGGCCCCAAGGCATTCATGGACTTCGCCATGTTCGGCGCGGGGGAGGTCCTGGCACGGGCGGAGAACCCAAAGGATGACTTTCTGACTGACCTGGCCCACGCAGAACTGAACGGCCAGCCGCTGGGGCCACTGGAGATCGGCCAGATCATGAACTCCTTCCTGATCGCCGGGCACGGCACCAGCGTCGCAGCCATGGCGAGCCTTCTGCACGAGGTGCTGAGCAGGCCGGAACTGGTCGAGCGGCTCCAGGGGAATCCCGAACTGATTGCCGCCGCAGTCGAAGAAACTCTGCGGCTGCATCCGCCGTTCTTCGGCCTGTACAAGCGGGCCACTCACGATTTGGAACTCGGGGGTACCCAGATCCCCAAGGACAGCTACATCCAGACCTGCTGGGCTGCGGCCAACCGGGATCCGAAAGTGTATGAAAATCCGGCCGAATTCGACGTCGACCGCAAGTTCGGCCGCAAGAATCGCCACCTCACCTTCGGATGGGGCATTCACGCCTGCCCCGGTGCGCCGACGGCACGCATGGAACTGCGCATTGCTCTAGAAGAACTGCTTCGGAGGCTGCCGGACATCAAGCTTGACGCTCCGGACGCGGCGGAGTACGCGTTCCACGGCACGGAAACCGCGGCTATTGACGCGCTGCCGGCCACCTTCACGCCTGAGAGCTGAGGAAATCCACCTGAT contains these protein-coding regions:
- a CDS encoding cytochrome P450 → MSELVDKDLKSELAGYSSYTSTPARALDLFEEARAAGCPVPHSDEMGGFFLALDYADVKAVHSDWESFSHSPTVVLPVVERPAFPPIEFDPPEHTPWRELIAKAFNAETPAKVEAGVREDINHLIDSFAANGSCDLVTEFCEEVPLLALCRVIGFDQEKRATVRDMTLRLVAAFEDPEEGPKAFMDFAMFGAGEVLARAENPKDDFLTDLAHAELNGQPLGPLEIGQIMNSFLIAGHGTSVAAMASLLHEVLSRPELVERLQGNPELIAAAVEETLRLHPPFFGLYKRATHDLELGGTQIPKDSYIQTCWAAANRDPKVYENPAEFDVDRKFGRKNRHLTFGWGIHACPGAPTARMELRIALEELLRRLPDIKLDAPDAAEYAFHGTETAAIDALPATFTPES